The Pan paniscus chromosome 15, NHGRI_mPanPan1-v2.0_pri, whole genome shotgun sequence genome includes a window with the following:
- the LOC129393787 gene encoding small ribosomal subunit protein eS8-like codes for MGTSRDNWHKRRKTGGKRKPCHKKRKYELGLPAANTKTGPRHIHTVRVRVGGGNKKYCALRLDVGNFSWGSECCARKTRIIDVVYNASNNELVHPKTLVNNCIVLIDSTPYRQWFESHCALPLGRKKGAKLTPEEEEILNKKQSKKFQKKYDERKKNAKMSSLLGEQFQQGKLLACMASRPGQCGQADGYVLEGKELESYLRKIKAQKGK; via the coding sequence ATGGGCACCTCTCGGGACAACTGGCACAAGCGCCGCAAAACCGGGGGCAAGAGAAAGCCCTGCCACAAGAAGCGGAAGTATGAGTTGGGGCTCCCAGCGGCCAACACCAAGACTGGCCCGCGCCACATCCACACAGTCCGTGTGCGTGTGGGGGGAGGTAACAAGAAATACTGTGCCCTGAGGCTGGAcgtggggaatttctcctggggCTCAGAATGCTGTGCTCGTAAAACAAGGATCATCGATGTTGTCTACAATGCATCTAATAACGAGCTGGTTCATCCCAAGACCCTGGTGAACAATTGCATCGTGCTCATCGACAGCACGCCCTACCGACAGTGGTTCGAGTCCCACTGTGCACTGCCCCTGGGCCGCAAGAAGGGAGCCAAGCTGactcctgaggaagaagagattttaaacaaaaaacaatctaaaaaatttcagaagaaatatgatgaaaggaaaaagaatgccAAAATGAGCAGTCTCCTGGGGGAGCAGTTCCAGCAGGGCAAGCTTCTTGCGTGCATGGCTTCAAGGCCGGGACAGTGTGGCCAAGCAGATGGCTATGTGCTAGAGGGCAAAGAGTTGGAGTCCTATCTTAGGAAAATCAAGGCCCAGAAAGGCAAATAA